The following proteins are co-located in the Legionella busanensis genome:
- a CDS encoding NHLP bacteriocin system secretion protein: MNKKKGIVFRKKALEQINRPTLNEDVIQVITPKYWLLFFVFFLIIGVFCIWLFKGTLFIRVEGKGVLMAVSSDVVTVQAPTVEGKVKDVYIKPGDQISKGSALVSYTNEVALELNTSQQFLTKLQNEQKNLNARSKQIVSTLEQNQNEQIIKINDSLNAARQKLKQLQIMLVLKEKALKKGIIDLPNVTETRVEYYRLLQEINSHEADLISQKANLIELKDKWLERERELALNVLKAEEQVALLKRKLQESQVITSPVNGIVAEVRVRPGDYTKAGEALLSIIPKVQDLYALVFVPARKGKLLKPGMSAQITPTIINKLEYGTIKGHVQSISLLPVTQESMMAILKNQQLVSSFLSQEPLMSVKVLMNRDLHTPSGFQWTSRLGPNIQLTQGTLVEVMINIETKHPIALLFNFYN; this comes from the coding sequence ATGAATAAGAAAAAGGGCATTGTTTTTCGTAAAAAAGCGCTGGAGCAAATTAATCGTCCCACATTGAATGAAGACGTAATCCAGGTTATTACGCCAAAATATTGGTTATTGTTTTTCGTGTTTTTTCTTATTATTGGCGTATTTTGTATTTGGTTATTCAAAGGCACTTTATTTATTCGAGTAGAGGGCAAAGGGGTATTAATGGCTGTTAGTAGCGATGTAGTGACTGTACAAGCTCCAACAGTAGAAGGAAAGGTAAAGGATGTTTATATAAAGCCTGGTGATCAAATAAGCAAAGGCAGCGCATTGGTTTCTTATACTAATGAGGTTGCTTTAGAATTAAACACAAGCCAACAATTTTTAACAAAATTACAGAACGAGCAAAAAAACTTAAATGCCCGCTCAAAGCAAATTGTTTCTACGTTAGAACAAAATCAAAATGAGCAAATTATTAAAATCAATGATAGTTTAAATGCGGCGCGGCAAAAACTTAAGCAATTACAAATCATGCTTGTTTTAAAGGAAAAAGCATTAAAAAAAGGGATTATCGATTTACCTAATGTGACAGAGACGCGAGTTGAATACTATCGTTTACTACAAGAAATTAATTCACATGAAGCTGATTTAATCTCGCAAAAAGCTAATCTAATTGAGCTAAAAGATAAATGGCTTGAACGTGAGCGTGAACTTGCTTTAAATGTACTTAAAGCTGAAGAACAAGTTGCACTTTTAAAACGAAAGTTACAAGAATCGCAGGTTATTACAAGCCCTGTAAATGGCATTGTTGCTGAAGTCAGGGTAAGACCAGGGGATTATACAAAAGCAGGAGAAGCTTTGTTAAGTATTATCCCGAAAGTGCAAGATTTATATGCTTTAGTTTTCGTACCAGCGCGCAAAGGTAAGTTGCTAAAACCTGGTATGAGTGCTCAAATTACGCCTACTATTATTAATAAATTGGAGTATGGCACTATTAAAGGCCATGTGCAAAGCATCTCTCTTTTACCAGTGACCCAAGAAAGTATGATGGCTATATTAAAAAATCAGCAACTCGTTTCATCTTTTTTAAGTCAAGAACCATTAATGTCCGTTAAAGTACTTATGAATAGGGATTTGCACACGCCAAGTGGTTTTCAGTGGACAAGCCGTTTGGGACCTAATATTCAATTAACGCAAGGAACGCTTGTTGAGGTTATGATTAATATAGAAACTAAACATCCTATTGCTTTACTTTTTAACTTCTACAATTAA
- a CDS encoding cysteine peptidase family C39 domain-containing protein, translating into MEIKRPRQKRVKTPTILQMEATECGAASLAIILAHYGKYVTAEELRYACGVSRDGTKAINIVKAARNYGMEAYGANLEIEELKEKKVPFIVYWSFNHFLVVEGFSKKKVYLNDPATGPRNISWDEFEREYTGVILVLTPGVSFKKGGKPEFSIQNFLFTRLKQNYTALFFIILVTALLIIPNIAIPIFTKAFIDYLLIDNQRSLIGFVLLGLLFTTLMTVLLTWLQLKFLNHLNIKLDAMNSVNFFWHLLHIPINFFQQRSNGEIVERSMINERIAAVIAKDLPELVVNTLKVISFGLVIFILSWQIWLVLLLLVLLNMSVLIISRRKLTDLGRKYAGDRGKLEGIEANGIQIIETLKISALEQYFFNRWASFYTKFLTAEHKLLLMKIITSAIPSFFNLIASLSVIFLGAFFVMRGELTIGSIIAIQVLILNFLTPLDAITNFFSNLFQMKGDMIRLKDIVDTRIDPLFKLSQFNADLLQKDINPILKINQLAFSYSPLDPPVIDSLSMTIKQREQIAIVGPSGSGKSSLAKLICGLNTPLSGEILFKNIPYSELNRNLLSNFITYVDQNVFLFAGSVRDNLSYWDNKFTDKELLAVLEQVYLDKDLLLRGGLNLKLLEGGVNLSGGQRQRLELARALLLKPQLLILDEATSAMDPFLESAIYENLRKINCTLVIIAHRLSAVFACDHIYVVNEGQIIQHGTHKQLITESGLYKELVENEKYEL; encoded by the coding sequence ATGGAAATTAAGCGCCCTAGACAGAAGCGAGTAAAAACACCAACTATTTTACAAATGGAAGCGACAGAATGTGGCGCAGCGTCATTAGCTATTATTCTCGCTCACTATGGAAAATATGTTACCGCTGAGGAATTAAGATATGCTTGCGGCGTCTCTCGAGATGGTACAAAAGCCATCAATATTGTAAAAGCTGCACGAAATTATGGTATGGAAGCTTATGGAGCTAACCTTGAAATAGAAGAATTAAAAGAAAAAAAAGTACCCTTTATTGTATATTGGAGCTTCAATCATTTTTTAGTTGTTGAGGGTTTTTCAAAGAAAAAAGTTTATTTAAACGATCCTGCTACAGGCCCCCGTAATATCAGTTGGGATGAATTTGAGCGAGAATATACCGGTGTTATCTTAGTTTTAACGCCAGGTGTTTCTTTTAAGAAGGGCGGTAAACCTGAGTTTTCTATTCAAAATTTTCTTTTTACTAGATTAAAACAAAATTATACTGCTTTATTTTTTATCATTTTAGTTACAGCTCTTTTGATCATTCCTAATATTGCTATTCCTATTTTTACTAAAGCCTTTATTGATTATTTACTGATTGATAATCAGAGAAGTTTAATTGGCTTTGTTCTATTGGGCCTATTATTTACAACGTTAATGACGGTTTTACTGACATGGCTACAATTAAAGTTTCTTAATCACTTAAATATTAAATTAGATGCGATGAATTCAGTAAACTTTTTCTGGCATCTACTCCATATTCCTATTAATTTTTTTCAGCAACGTTCAAATGGAGAAATTGTTGAACGAAGTATGATCAATGAAAGAATTGCCGCAGTTATAGCCAAAGATTTGCCCGAGCTAGTTGTAAATACTTTAAAAGTTATTAGTTTTGGCTTGGTAATATTCATTTTAAGCTGGCAAATTTGGTTGGTTTTATTGCTATTAGTTCTTTTAAATATGAGTGTCTTAATTATTAGTCGACGCAAGTTAACCGATCTAGGACGTAAGTATGCAGGAGATAGAGGAAAATTAGAAGGAATAGAGGCCAATGGAATTCAAATTATTGAAACATTAAAAATTTCTGCTTTAGAGCAATATTTCTTTAATCGATGGGCTTCTTTCTATACAAAATTCTTAACAGCTGAGCATAAACTTTTACTAATGAAAATTATTACGTCAGCTATTCCTAGCTTTTTTAATTTAATAGCAAGTTTATCTGTTATTTTTCTAGGCGCCTTTTTCGTTATGAGAGGCGAGTTAACTATCGGATCAATTATAGCAATTCAAGTCTTAATACTTAATTTTCTTACCCCACTTGATGCAATTACCAATTTTTTTAGTAATTTATTTCAAATGAAGGGCGATATGATTCGCTTAAAAGATATTGTTGATACGCGAATCGATCCACTTTTTAAGTTAAGTCAATTTAATGCAGACCTTTTACAAAAAGATATCAATCCCATTTTAAAAATTAATCAACTAGCCTTTAGTTATTCTCCTCTTGATCCACCTGTTATTGATTCATTATCTATGACGATAAAGCAAAGAGAACAAATAGCTATAGTTGGCCCCAGTGGTAGTGGTAAATCAAGTCTTGCTAAACTAATTTGTGGTTTAAATACACCTTTATCAGGTGAAATTTTATTTAAGAATATTCCTTATAGTGAACTTAATCGTAATTTACTAAGTAACTTTATTACGTATGTAGATCAAAATGTTTTTCTTTTTGCAGGAAGTGTACGTGACAACCTTTCTTATTGGGATAATAAATTTACAGATAAAGAACTACTTGCTGTTTTAGAACAGGTCTATTTGGATAAAGATCTTTTATTAAGAGGTGGGTTAAATCTTAAATTACTTGAAGGTGGTGTGAACTTAAGTGGTGGCCAGCGGCAGCGTTTAGAATTAGCAAGAGCTTTGTTATTAAAACCGCAATTACTTATTCTTGATGAAGCAACTTCTGCTATGGACCCATTTCTTGAATCTGCAATTTATGAAAATTTACGTAAAATTAATTGTACTTTAGTCATTATTGCCCACCGCTTAAGTGCTGTATTTGCTTGCGATCATATTTATGTTGTCAATGAAGGACAAATTATTCAGCATGGGACACATAAGCAATTAATAACAGAGTCTGGTTTATATAAAGAGTTAGTGGAGAATGAAAAATATGAGTTATGA
- a CDS encoding GNAT family N-acetyltransferase translates to MITIKLLKEQQNSIPALAQLWYTALGKIWMPNTPISIVKERFESHLNDNTLPLTLVAFHHDEPVGMCSLRINDGIRPDLMPWLGSLAVHSDYQNQGIGEQLIKSIKEKAKELGFNELYLFAFDKTIPKYYERLGWHIIDTDEYNSHPVTVMTIKLI, encoded by the coding sequence ATGATAACTATTAAACTTTTGAAAGAGCAGCAAAACTCAATTCCAGCATTGGCCCAACTCTGGTATACCGCCCTTGGTAAAATTTGGATGCCTAATACACCTATTAGTATTGTTAAAGAGCGTTTTGAGTCACATTTAAATGATAATACCCTGCCACTTACGTTGGTAGCTTTTCATCATGATGAACCGGTGGGAATGTGTTCTCTGCGCATAAATGATGGTATTCGACCTGATTTAATGCCTTGGCTAGGTTCCTTAGCAGTTCACAGTGATTATCAAAATCAAGGTATTGGTGAACAATTAATTAAATCTATTAAAGAAAAAGCAAAAGAATTAGGATTTAATGAGCTTTATCTGTTCGCATTTGATAAAACAATTCCTAAGTATTACGAGCGTTTAGGCTGGCATATCATAGATACAGATGAATATAACTCACATCCTGTAACAGTTATGACAATAAAATTAATCTAA
- a CDS encoding CatB-related O-acetyltransferase: protein MNDTRNKHWSKIEYLHEVVKNPNIHIKGTHSYYSDAWTGSFEETVVRYLYGDEYSLKSWQPQWSIDQLYIGDYVCIAAEVIIMLGGNHTHRADWFSLYPFPEYSVQAYKAKGDTIIHDGAWLGMRSMIMPGITIGEGAIIGANAVVTKDVAPYCIVAGNPAKVIRKRFDDKTIERLLKLAIYTWSEEKFNSLKTHLCNYDLNALEEASLAYDKFLDNP from the coding sequence ATGAACGATACGCGAAATAAACATTGGTCTAAAATAGAGTACTTACATGAAGTTGTCAAAAACCCGAATATACATATTAAGGGAACACACAGTTATTACAGTGATGCTTGGACTGGTAGCTTTGAAGAAACAGTCGTTAGATATCTTTATGGTGATGAATATAGTTTAAAAAGTTGGCAGCCACAATGGTCTATTGATCAATTGTATATTGGCGATTATGTATGTATTGCTGCGGAAGTCATCATTATGCTAGGTGGAAATCATACACATCGTGCTGATTGGTTTAGTCTTTATCCATTTCCAGAATATAGTGTGCAAGCTTATAAAGCTAAAGGTGATACTATTATTCACGATGGTGCTTGGCTTGGTATGCGCTCGATGATCATGCCGGGTATCACTATAGGCGAAGGCGCCATTATTGGTGCTAATGCTGTAGTAACCAAAGATGTTGCTCCTTATTGTATTGTTGCAGGAAATCCAGCTAAAGTTATTCGTAAACGTTTTGATGATAAGACAATTGAACGACTGCTCAAATTAGCTATTTATACGTGGTCAGAGGAGAAATTTAATTCACTTAAAACTCATCTTTGCAATTATGACCTTAATGCTTTAGAAGAGGCCAGTTTGGCTTATGATAAATTTTTAGATAATCCTTAG
- a CDS encoding cyclic nucleotide-binding domain-containing protein translates to MNAPEKEMDALKILQVSPLFSKLRKAILWRIASLAQKETFAEGEYLIRQGEQGDKCFIISKGLVEIFYESNNKRIPIAKVAQGEILGELAIIDSLPRSASAVALLPTEALIITQWDFKAQLQAYPEIALELLPLLAQRLRQTQNQLIKDKNE, encoded by the coding sequence GTGAACGCACCAGAAAAGGAAATGGACGCCTTAAAAATTCTTCAAGTTTCTCCCTTATTTTCTAAATTAAGAAAAGCTATATTATGGCGCATTGCCAGCCTTGCTCAAAAAGAGACTTTTGCCGAAGGTGAATATTTAATTAGACAAGGTGAGCAAGGTGATAAATGCTTTATCATTAGTAAAGGCTTGGTTGAAATATTTTATGAATCTAATAATAAACGTATTCCTATTGCTAAAGTAGCTCAAGGTGAAATACTGGGTGAGTTAGCTATTATTGATAGCTTACCTCGCTCCGCTAGTGCGGTTGCACTGTTACCAACTGAGGCATTAATTATAACTCAGTGGGATTTCAAAGCTCAATTACAAGCATATCCTGAAATTGCTCTTGAGTTATTACCATTGCTTGCACAACGGCTAAGACAAACTCAAAATCAATTAATTAAAGATAAAAATGAATAA
- a CDS encoding CoA-binding protein, producing MNNIDLFLQSKAYGVVGASSNRAKYGNKVLRCYMQHNMQVYPINPRESTIEGLSSIQSVADLPGDVESISIITPPSVTDKIVEEALEVGIKNIWMQPGAESNYSIDRCEKAGINIIAGGACILVVLGFDDY from the coding sequence ATGAATAATATTGATCTTTTTTTACAATCGAAAGCGTATGGAGTCGTAGGTGCTTCTAGCAATCGAGCCAAATATGGTAATAAAGTATTGCGCTGTTATATGCAGCATAATATGCAAGTCTATCCAATTAACCCTCGCGAAAGTACTATTGAAGGTTTATCTAGCATCCAATCAGTTGCAGATTTGCCAGGAGATGTAGAAAGTATTTCAATTATCACACCACCAAGTGTGACTGATAAAATAGTTGAAGAAGCATTAGAAGTAGGTATTAAAAATATTTGGATGCAGCCAGGCGCTGAGAGTAATTATTCAATTGATCGTTGTGAGAAAGCCGGAATAAATATTATTGCAGGTGGAGCTTGCATCTTAGTTGTTTTAGGTTTTGATGATTACTAG